A window of bacterium genomic DNA:
CAAAAGATCTTTTTATTGCTTCTACATCTATTTACTCCAGCTTTGATTTATTTAAGAAATTAAATTGCTCATATTATTAAAGTCAAGAGACAGTGTTAGATACTTTTTTAATAACAAGATTTATGGTTAATTCATTTCCCATATAAGCATAAGAATAGGCAAACCACCCTTATCCGAAGATAATTCGCAGATATTTATATTTGATAGCATTAAAGGATTGACATTCACACTTAACCTACCCAGTTCACCCACCTTCACCTTGCCCTCAAATGCCTTATACGCCAGACCGAACCCCAGCCCAGCACCCAACGCAGTGCCGAGCGTATATACTCCCCAATTATCAGTCGTAAGATAGCTAATCCCAAGTCCAAGAAGTCCACATGCTGTTTCCGAAAGAGCTATTAACGCAGCCTGACCAGTCGTGAAATCCCTTCCTTTAGTCATTGCGCCGCCGGCAACAAGTCCCAAAACCGAGCCAACCATCGCACTGCCAACAGTCAAATCCGCATTATCCCTGTCCAAAGCCTGAGCTATTCCCCCGCCAAGAAATCCGCCCAAAACTCCGCTTCCGTAAACTATAGTCGCGTCGCCTCTCGTGAAATCCTGCTTTTCGGACCACAGTTTGCCCGCAGCAATCCCTAACGCCTGTCCCAAAAGCACGAGCCCCGATTTCTCTTTTGGGTGGTCATCGAAAGTGTAATCCGCGAGAAATGCCGTTCCCCAGCCCAGCCAGCTTCCGAAATCGCCACATGCACCTATTATGTCGGCAGTTCCAGAACTCATTTTCGTTTTGTGCGCAACCACATAGCCAGTAACACCCTCAATAATGCTTGTAGCAACATTGACTCCGTGCACATATCGTGAATTAGGGTCCTTTTTAAGAAGGCGGCTAATGTATATCCCGTGAATTATTCCTCTCGTCCCGCCGTATATCGCCATTGTAGCTTCGGCATCGGTAACCCGCTGTCCCCTTGTTGCAAGAAGAGGAATCAGGAATCCGCCCGCAGATGTAAGCATATATAAAGCCACTACCGAGCGGTCATCCTCTATATCCATCGAATAAGGCAATGCCCAGCCGTAATACCCAGCCGAAAGGATGAGCGACCCCGTTAAAAGCTTTATTTTCGCAGCTCTTATTTCAGAAGCAATGGGTTTGACGGCGAGAATGGAATCGACTTTTGCCGTTAGCCTCAGGTACTCCGCCACGGTCATGGTTTTACGCTCGCGTATTAATTTGCCGCTCTCCTCCCGCGTGACCTCAAGCGAATAAAGTGTGTCGGAAACTTTGAAAATTTGCGCCTGCTTGAAGCCTGATATGTTGGGAAATAAACCGAGCTTTTTATTAAGTTTTTCGTCAACCACCTGAATTTTGCCAGTGGAGTCAAATGGAACGGAAACCTCTTGTGAAGCTACCAAAACAAAAAGAGCAATCAAAACAAGGAACGCATGTTTCATCGTGCCCTCACTAGCTTCCGTGTTTTTCAAAATATCAAGAATTTGAATTATAGTCAAGAGTGTTCAACTTCGATTTTAAATTTCTTCTTGCTTGGTGCGAATTCGTTCCTAATATGAGATGAAATCGGGGCGTAGCGCAGCCTGGAAGCGCGCGCGGTTCGGGTCCGTGAGGTCCCCGGTTCAAATCCGGGCGCCCCGATAAGGTTAGTAAATACTTACAATGATACAGAATCCAAGAAAAGCCCCCTGGATATCAATAGTAGGCGGTCACAACGCCAACCCTGAAACAGAGAAACTTGCTGAGGAAGTAGGCAAACTTTTAGCAGAAAAGGGCGCTGTAATAGTGTGCGGTGGCCTGGGCGGCGTCATGGAAGCCGTGGCAAGAGGAGCCAAAAATGCCGGTGGAACAGTTATAGGGATCCTGCCGGGCAGCTCCCGGGAAAAAGCAAATGAATATATAGATTATCCCATACCTACGGGTTTGGGACACGCACGAAATGCCATAGTTCCCCTCGTTGGCGACGCCGTCATAGCTATCGACGGAAGCTGGGGGACACTTTCCGAAATATCGTTCGCTCAAATTTACGGCAAAACCGTCGTCGGACTCGCTTCTTTTGAAATAAAGGGAGTAAAACAAGCAAAAACCCCAAAAGAAGCAGTAGAAATAGCCATTGCTTTCGCAAAATTATCCGAGAATGGAGACTAAAAGATATCACATCCTCGTTTACGGAATAGTTCAGGGTGTTGGATACAGGTATTTCGCATACAGGGTCGCCAATGAACTCGGGATAAGCGGTTTTGTCAGAAATCTTAGGGACGGCTCGGTAGAGGTTATGGCGCAGGGTGACGAGCAATCACTCGCCGAATTCGTGGATAAGTTGAGAAAGGGACCTATATCGGCAATGGTTACTGACATTAAAATCACCGAACTACCAGTTGACCCAACGCTTAAAAGATTTGAAATAAAATTTTAGAAAAAAGAGCAACAAATTATGCCCTACGAAATTTCAGCCAAGGTTCTCGATAAAATCTGGCTTAGCAAAAACACCTATCTTCTCGAGCTTTTCGCGCCTCAAATAGCCAGTAAGGCTAAACCGGGACAATTCGTTATGCTTGAGGTTCCCGGAAGATTTCTCAGGCGCCCCCTAAGCATAGCAGGTGTTGACGGGAACAGGGTCACTATCGTCTTCAGAGTAGTCGGTGAGGGCACAAAAAACCTATCTTTAGTGCGAAGGCATACCCAACTTTCGGCATTCGGACCGCTGGGAAAACCTTTCCCCACCCCAGAGAGTAAAGCTATTCTTATCGGCGGCGGGATAGGAGTGGTTCCGCTTATTTTCTTCGCGAGGGAGCTTATAAAGACCGGGCAAAATTTTGAACTACTCTACGGCGAAAAAAGTGCCGAATATCTTCTTGATAAAAAGTTCCCTGACATAAAGTTTCGCATTTTCACCGAAGACGGCAGCAAGGGCGAGAAAGGAACAGTTCTCGATGGGCTAATAATCACAAAAGACGATGTTATCTATGCCTGTGGACCAACGCCCATGATTAGGGCGCTTAAACGGATTCTTGAGTCAAAAAACAACACCTGCTGGGTTTCTCTTGAACAAAGAATGGCTTGCGGAATTGGTGTTTGCCGGGGATGCGTGGTCAAACTCGAATCAGGTTATAAAACTGTGTGCCGCGATGGTCCAATATTCTTGCTATCCGAGATTGATGTTAATAGTTTGGTAGAACCATAAAAAGCGAGGATAAAAATGAGGATAGCGATAGGAAACGACCACGCCGGATTTGAGCTAAAAGAGTTCCTGCGGGACCGACTCAAATCGCTGGGATACGAAGTTGAGGATTTAGGATGCCATTATCCTACAGCATGCGATTATCCCGTTTACGCGCACAGGGTGGCACGAGCAGTAGCTGCTGGTGAGTTCGAATTCGGCATTCTTATATGCGGCACGGGGCTCGGCATGTCGATGTCGGCTAATAAGATAAAAGGTATAAGAGCTGCGCTATGCCGCGATGCCACATTCGCTGAGCTGGCGAGAAGGCATAACAATGCAAACATTCTTTGTCTTGCGGGAAGGTTCACGGAACCAGACGATGCACTCGAGATAACGCTTAGGTTTCTCACGACTGGCTTCGACGGCGACACCCCACAGGGGCAACGCCACAAAAGACGAGTAGAGTTAATAGAACCCAAAGAGTGAACGAATCGGTTATTGCTAACCGTAATATCAAGAGTAACACCATCGATGAAAGTACGCGTTATCGACACAGGGATTCTAACGGCAGCCCAGAATATGGCTCTTGACGAAGCGTTGTTGAGAGCACAATCTGAGAATCCCCATGCTATACCTGTAATAAGATTTCTTAGGTTCTCACCGCCTTGTGTGCTCGTTGGACGATATCAATCCCCTGCACAGGAGGCAAGGTTAAGTTACATTCGTGAGCGCGGCTGGCATGTTAACCGCCGTATAACGGGTGGCGGTGCAATCTTTTTCGACCCATCACAGATAGGCTGGGAATTTTTTGCGCGTTTCGACAAAGGATTTCCTAAAAATCCTCAAAAACTTTACGAGATGATATCAGCTTGCGGTGTGGCGGGACTCAGGAAGCTTGGGGTGCGCGCTCAGTTCCGCCCGAGAAACGACATCGAGGTGGATGGTCGCAAAATCTCAGGCACAGGTGGCGCATCGGATGAGCATGCATTCATGTTTCAGGGAACACTACTTGTGAAAAATGTGGCGGAGGATATGCTCAAAGCGTTGCGGGTTCCCGCAGAAAAGCTTGGACGACATGGACTCGAATCGATAAAGGAACGAGTGGTCTTTCTTGAGGAGCTCCTATCACCTCTCCCAGAACCTGAAGTTCTGAAAAATGCATTGCTCATTGGGTTTACTGAAGTACTTGGAATTGAACCGATACCCTCGCAGCTAACGGACAGAGAACGAGAAATCTACAATGAACTTATAAAGCTTTTTTCCTCGGATGAGTGGATTTACAAGATAGATAACCCATCCTCGCGGAAAGGAACGCTAACTGGCGTTTCCCGGGCTGACGGTGTCGTGCGAGCGGCAGCACATGTGGAAGTGGATAAGAAACTGGTGACATCTGTGCAGTTCTGGGGGGATTTCTTCGTCACGCCGAAAAGGATAATCCCCGACCTCGAGGCATCGCTTAAGTTTATCCCAGCTAATCCTAAAAAGGCCCGCGAGAAGGTTGATGAATTTTTTGTTAAAAACAAATTTGACTTTATAGGAGTTTCTCCAAAAAACTTTGCCGATGCGCTCTCAATGGCTATAGAGAAAATCGAACTCGTTCGTCGTGGCTTAACATTTGAGGA
This region includes:
- a CDS encoding dihydroorotate dehydrogenase electron transfer subunit; this encodes MPYEISAKVLDKIWLSKNTYLLELFAPQIASKAKPGQFVMLEVPGRFLRRPLSIAGVDGNRVTIVFRVVGEGTKNLSLVRRHTQLSAFGPLGKPFPTPESKAILIGGGIGVVPLIFFARELIKTGQNFELLYGEKSAEYLLDKKFPDIKFRIFTEDGSKGEKGTVLDGLIITKDDVIYACGPTPMIRALKRILESKNNTCWVSLEQRMACGIGVCRGCVVKLESGYKTVCRDGPIFLLSEIDVNSLVEP
- a CDS encoding acylphosphatase, whose product is METKRYHILVYGIVQGVGYRYFAYRVANELGISGFVRNLRDGSVEVMAQGDEQSLAEFVDKLRKGPISAMVTDIKITELPVDPTLKRFEIKF
- a CDS encoding lipoate--protein ligase family protein produces the protein MKVRVIDTGILTAAQNMALDEALLRAQSENPHAIPVIRFLRFSPPCVLVGRYQSPAQEARLSYIRERGWHVNRRITGGGAIFFDPSQIGWEFFARFDKGFPKNPQKLYEMISACGVAGLRKLGVRAQFRPRNDIEVDGRKISGTGGASDEHAFMFQGTLLVKNVAEDMLKALRVPAEKLGRHGLESIKERVVFLEELLSPLPEPEVLKNALLIGFTEVLGIEPIPSQLTDREREIYNELIKLFSSDEWIYKIDNPSSRKGTLTGVSRADGVVRAAAHVEVDKKLVTSVQFWGDFFVTPKRIIPDLEASLKFIPANPKKAREKVDEFFVKNKFDFIGVSPKNFADALSMAIEKIELVRRGLTFEETNNIMFANIDLRRIEDYDFEYFLFPYCSKLVGCAWRHDVDCPMCGQCSVGKGYEIALASGLKPMTITSFEHLVQTHRWLRKKGVKGYIGSCCEEFFVKHKDEFDGSGLHIILIRIDSATCYELSQAKAAYRGEFESQTELNLKLIRKTLGLIRPRKSIKAE
- a CDS encoding TIGR00725 family protein, with amino-acid sequence MIQNPRKAPWISIVGGHNANPETEKLAEEVGKLLAEKGAVIVCGGLGGVMEAVARGAKNAGGTVIGILPGSSREKANEYIDYPIPTGLGHARNAIVPLVGDAVIAIDGSWGTLSEISFAQIYGKTVVGLASFEIKGVKQAKTPKEAVEIAIAFAKLSENGD
- the rpiB gene encoding ribose 5-phosphate isomerase B; amino-acid sequence: MRIAIGNDHAGFELKEFLRDRLKSLGYEVEDLGCHYPTACDYPVYAHRVARAVAAGEFEFGILICGTGLGMSMSANKIKGIRAALCRDATFAELARRHNNANILCLAGRFTEPDDALEITLRFLTTGFDGDTPQGQRHKRRVELIEPKE